Proteins from a genomic interval of Hornefia porci:
- a CDS encoding lipopolysaccharide biosynthesis protein — protein MMDKLRLKYQSRSVQLRASFWFVVCSFLQRAISVITTPVFTRILSTGEYGEFTVFNTWTGIATIIVTLNLFAGVFTQGLVKFEEDRKIFCSTLQGLTLTLTVGWTAVYLAFQDFLNDAMSMNTKQGLMMLIIIWSSSAFQFWAAEQRVLYHYKGLVMLTLAISVMQPAVSILFILSSDDKVTARILGIALVNAIGYTSCFVAQMIRGRKFFSSKYWKYAVMFNLPLIPHYLSITVLTSADRVMIERMVGASEAGIYGLAYSLAQIMTLLNTSLVQALDPWLYQRIKYNRINEMARVADYCVLLIALFNLILIAFAPEAVRIFAPESYYDAIWVIPPVAMSTVFMFLYDLFAKFEFYYEKRMFIMAASVIGAILNVVLNFIFIRIFGYYAAGYTTLFCYFLYAAGHYFAMRHICNQFLDRVRPYNMRIIAIVIVGFMGAGFLLMMTYRNIYMRYALVLVFCAAAYLERNRIRSLIRDLSAAQKEGRNG, from the coding sequence ATGATGGATAAGCTTCGCCTAAAATATCAGAGCCGGTCGGTACAGCTCCGTGCATCGTTCTGGTTTGTCGTCTGTTCCTTTCTGCAGAGGGCGATTTCTGTCATTACAACACCGGTATTCACACGTATTTTATCCACGGGTGAATATGGGGAATTTACAGTTTTCAATACATGGACAGGAATCGCTACGATTATTGTGACGCTGAATCTCTTCGCGGGAGTTTTCACTCAGGGGCTTGTGAAATTTGAAGAGGACAGGAAAATTTTCTGTTCGACTCTTCAGGGGCTGACGCTGACGCTGACGGTAGGCTGGACAGCGGTTTATTTGGCATTCCAGGATTTTCTGAATGATGCGATGTCGATGAATACAAAACAGGGTCTGATGATGCTCATTATAATATGGTCGTCTTCCGCTTTTCAGTTCTGGGCCGCGGAACAGCGTGTCCTCTACCACTATAAAGGGCTTGTGATGCTGACACTGGCGATTTCCGTGATGCAGCCTGCTGTCAGTATCCTTTTTATCCTGAGCTCAGATGATAAGGTGACGGCGAGAATCCTTGGCATTGCCCTTGTGAATGCGATCGGCTATACGTCATGTTTCGTGGCTCAGATGATACGGGGAAGAAAATTTTTCTCTTCAAAATACTGGAAATATGCGGTTATGTTTAATCTGCCTCTGATTCCGCACTATCTGTCGATTACTGTATTGACCAGCGCAGACCGCGTGATGATTGAAAGAATGGTGGGAGCGTCAGAGGCCGGAATATACGGTCTCGCGTATTCTCTGGCACAGATTATGACGCTGCTGAACACCTCTCTGGTTCAGGCGCTTGACCCCTGGCTGTATCAGCGGATTAAATATAATAGAATTAATGAGATGGCGAGAGTCGCCGATTACTGCGTTCTGTTGATTGCGCTGTTCAATCTGATTCTGATCGCGTTTGCACCGGAGGCGGTCCGCATTTTCGCACCTGAATCTTATTATGACGCCATTTGGGTCATTCCGCCTGTTGCAATGAGTACGGTGTTCATGTTCCTCTATGATCTGTTCGCAAAGTTTGAGTTCTATTATGAAAAACGCATGTTCATCATGGCTGCAAGCGTTATCGGAGCGATTCTTAATGTTGTACTGAATTTTATTTTCATACGCATTTTTGGATACTATGCGGCGGGATATACGACATTGTTCTGCTATTTTCTGTATGCGGCGGGTCATTACTTTGCCATGCGTCATATCTGCAATCAGTTCCTGGACCGTGTTCGTCCGTATAACATGAGGATAATCGCGATCGTGATTGTCGGATTCATGGGAGCGGGGTTTCTGCTGATGATGACCTACAGGAATATTTATATGCGATACGCCCTTGTTCTTGTTTTCTGTGCGGCAGCATATCTGGAACGAAACAGGATCCGCAGCCTGATCCGGGACCTGAGTGCAGCACAAAAAGAAGGAAGAAATGGATAA
- a CDS encoding LCP family protein, producing MRDLPLNKKIILLAVLALFAVCLAFDIRSGIDTHRAKEIKKAQAEYNMTGVRGCSDIVLINTGMKDARDIADKDIQNIMVVSFEDDARKAIQLTSLKRMTYVPGATGKTGTALYKKYSAAHPENLLDAVQTMTGFRTDAYLAINDRAIIRMVRKIGVIQLNIDSDEIAELNRYQKILARKFHLADYTEITQPGIQPVNALQAAAYAQIGSNAPEKSSSDRHARTVVRKIIRAIHGCSMADMEEYRHILMKGDNNFRSEYSMQVAARLEAYKLQHAVRWPQIFERHTYHGTRYVFPVTAVSNARHLQIDLFEGTEFKAAREMRIYDRKIREALKDIEAIRAEKEAARKAKEKAEKEAAEKAAKEKAAAESKQNKSKNGSGGSSGRGKKKPGGDSGNSSSGNSGGGGSGGSGGSGNGNSGGGSGSGEEPGGGGETPGDEASGGI from the coding sequence ATGAGGGATCTGCCTCTGAATAAAAAGATCATCCTGCTGGCGGTTCTGGCTTTGTTTGCGGTGTGTCTTGCCTTTGACATCCGGAGCGGAATCGACACGCACCGAGCGAAGGAAATTAAGAAAGCGCAGGCAGAATACAATATGACCGGAGTCCGGGGATGCTCAGATATCGTGCTGATTAACACCGGGATGAAGGACGCCCGGGACATCGCTGATAAGGATATTCAGAATATTATGGTCGTGTCCTTTGAGGATGACGCCCGGAAGGCTATCCAACTGACTTCCCTGAAACGGATGACCTACGTTCCCGGAGCCACCGGAAAGACGGGTACGGCTTTGTACAAAAAATATTCCGCCGCGCATCCTGAAAACCTGCTGGATGCGGTTCAGACCATGACCGGGTTCCGGACCGATGCGTATCTGGCGATTAACGACAGAGCCATAATCAGGATGGTTCGCAAGATCGGCGTTATACAGCTGAATATCGACAGCGATGAGATCGCGGAGCTCAACCGGTACCAGAAAATCCTTGCGCGAAAGTTTCACCTTGCGGATTATACTGAGATTACGCAGCCGGGAATCCAGCCGGTGAACGCGCTTCAGGCGGCGGCGTATGCGCAGATCGGTTCCAATGCTCCGGAAAAAAGCAGCAGCGACCGCCACGCCCGCACAGTTGTCCGGAAAATTATCAGGGCGATTCATGGCTGCAGCATGGCAGATATGGAAGAATACCGCCACATTCTGATGAAGGGGGACAACAATTTCAGGAGCGAGTATTCCATGCAGGTCGCGGCACGGCTGGAGGCGTATAAACTGCAGCATGCTGTACGGTGGCCGCAGATCTTTGAACGTCACACTTATCACGGTACCAGATATGTGTTCCCGGTGACCGCGGTTTCCAACGCCCGGCATCTGCAGATTGATCTGTTTGAAGGAACAGAGTTTAAGGCTGCGCGGGAGATGCGCATATATGACAGAAAGATCCGGGAGGCACTGAAAGATATTGAAGCCATTCGCGCTGAGAAGGAGGCTGCGCGAAAGGCGAAGGAAAAAGCGGAGAAGGAGGCCGCAGAAAAAGCCGCTAAGGAGAAGGCGGCTGCGGAATCAAAGCAGAATAAGTCGAAAAACGGTTCAGGCGGAAGCTCCGGCAGAGGGAAAAAGAAACCGGGCGGAGACAGCGGGAACAGCAGTTCCGGAAACTCCGGCGGCGGTGGATCCGGAGGAAGCGGAGGCTCCGGAAACGGAAATTCAGGAGGCGGCAGCGGATCCGGTGAGGAACCCGGCGGAGGCGGTGAAACTCCGGGTGATGAAGCTTCAGGCGGCATATAG
- a CDS encoding beta-1,6-N-acetylglucosaminyltransferase — protein sequence MKHAYLIMAHKNLNQLLRLLRALDDARNGIYLHLDSRFREADEVDFAGFLNFSCFHSIPRRTVEWGNYGIVQTEFELLRAAVEEGPYRYYHLLSGQDFPIKSQSDIHHFFDGQDKEFIHFADPSGWDRVMQIRLNRFRRPIYQIYLLSEFLKRRIGIRPMIDFGFGSNWFSITDKFAKDFLAKRRWASRYFINCICPDELVLQTFVLTFGYENHLAAAVGTGDETASKRCIDWNRGGDNHPYVWRAADYQILANSSAMFARKFDTEIDEDILRRIEETLL from the coding sequence ATGAAACATGCATACCTGATTATGGCGCATAAGAATCTGAATCAGCTGCTGCGGCTGCTTCGTGCGCTTGATGATGCCCGTAATGGCATCTATCTTCATCTTGATTCCCGGTTCCGGGAAGCAGACGAAGTTGATTTTGCAGGATTTTTAAATTTTTCCTGTTTTCATAGCATTCCCCGACGAACCGTGGAATGGGGAAACTATGGTATAGTGCAGACAGAATTCGAACTGCTCCGGGCTGCTGTGGAGGAAGGTCCTTACAGATATTATCATCTTTTGTCCGGTCAGGATTTCCCTATTAAAAGTCAGAGTGATATCCATCACTTTTTTGACGGCCAGGATAAGGAATTTATTCATTTCGCAGATCCTTCCGGCTGGGATAGAGTGATGCAGATTCGCCTGAACCGATTTCGCAGACCGATTTACCAGATTTATCTTTTGTCGGAGTTTCTGAAGCGACGTATCGGGATCAGGCCGATGATAGATTTTGGATTTGGTTCAAATTGGTTCAGCATTACCGATAAATTTGCGAAAGATTTTCTTGCGAAACGCAGATGGGCGTCCCGGTACTTCATAAACTGTATTTGTCCGGACGAACTTGTTCTGCAGACCTTTGTTCTGACCTTCGGATATGAGAACCACCTGGCTGCTGCAGTCGGAACAGGTGATGAGACTGCCTCAAAGCGATGCATCGACTGGAATCGCGGCGGGGATAATCATCCCTATGTCTGGAGGGCAGCCGATTATCAGATCCTTGCGAACAGCAGTGCGATGTTCGCAAGGAAATTTGACACTGAAATTGATGAGGACATATTACGACGGATTGAAGAAACATTGTTGTGA
- a CDS encoding O-antigen polysaccharide polymerase Wzy family protein: MMKTNANKELRSMAGNPLFFPVTGLVIFLLAGSVFFITLRTGEYNGALAALIIVWGYCLLYGLADLSARFNFAVMTAMIFVFLLSRPVIACLYGQDWCYWSDSTICRSMTIILLGQIALFCGAFYIEGLAGGSEIKHTAGTLRNEAEIVRGLRFALAAVLLFTWTGCMAAQMYSYLSLRNYSYATMYTGLAPSVPFVFSLLSTIFPYVVFAYLATMPGKKASLIVMSAYILTGVPVFLLGNRTSLISKIVFCTVYFFIRNKLRVNTGRWITPAIKTAFIIMVAASVLFLGVMNYSRADKVASLETSMPIGVDFFYRQGTTFDTLCQGLEYQNRLESLPQAVSYTFGDLIDYVKHNRLTRYLFGADDIGTKNSIKIVEESNSLAHRLSYVCLGEAYYLEGHGRGSVYLLENYLDFGYPGVIWFNFLLGMLMSGTVAMMKRGRFLLNLILLTVLSKVFLIARSSSSSFLLFLVTPHFWIVVLGVLLASRLSVRLRSPSEDKSAVMLRTGRRRNVIGGETDRELFVKDNR, from the coding sequence ATGATGAAAACAAACGCAAATAAAGAATTACGCAGCATGGCGGGCAATCCGCTTTTCTTTCCCGTTACCGGTCTGGTTATCTTTCTTCTGGCAGGGAGCGTGTTCTTTATAACATTGAGAACCGGCGAATATAACGGAGCATTAGCTGCACTCATTATTGTATGGGGCTATTGTTTACTTTACGGGCTGGCGGATCTTTCAGCGCGCTTCAATTTCGCTGTGATGACTGCGATGATATTTGTATTTTTGCTCTCCAGACCGGTTATCGCCTGCCTTTACGGGCAGGACTGGTGCTATTGGAGCGACAGCACGATTTGCCGGAGCATGACGATCATTCTGCTGGGCCAGATTGCACTTTTCTGTGGAGCATTTTATATCGAAGGACTTGCCGGCGGAAGTGAAATAAAACATACTGCGGGAACTCTGCGAAACGAAGCGGAAATCGTCAGAGGACTGCGTTTTGCGCTTGCTGCAGTACTGCTCTTCACATGGACAGGGTGTATGGCAGCACAGATGTATTCCTATCTCAGTCTGCGAAATTACAGTTATGCAACCATGTATACGGGACTGGCACCTTCAGTGCCGTTCGTTTTCAGTCTGTTGTCTACCATATTCCCGTATGTGGTTTTTGCATATCTTGCGACGATGCCGGGAAAGAAAGCAAGTCTGATTGTGATGTCCGCCTATATTCTGACGGGAGTGCCGGTGTTTCTGCTGGGAAACAGGACCAGCCTCATTTCAAAGATTGTATTCTGCACAGTGTACTTCTTCATCCGTAACAAGCTGAGGGTAAATACAGGCAGATGGATTACACCCGCAATAAAGACGGCTTTCATTATTATGGTGGCTGCCTCCGTACTTTTCCTGGGGGTGATGAATTATTCCCGTGCGGATAAGGTGGCATCGCTGGAAACGTCGATGCCGATTGGTGTTGATTTTTTCTACCGACAGGGAACTACGTTTGACACGTTGTGTCAGGGCCTGGAATATCAGAACAGACTGGAATCACTTCCTCAGGCGGTCAGCTACACATTCGGTGATTTAATCGACTACGTGAAGCATAATCGTCTGACCAGGTATTTGTTCGGAGCAGATGATATCGGAACAAAAAACAGCATTAAAATTGTTGAAGAGAGTAACAGTCTGGCACATCGTCTGTCCTATGTGTGCCTTGGAGAAGCTTATTATTTGGAAGGACACGGACGAGGCTCCGTTTATCTGCTGGAAAATTATCTGGACTTTGGCTATCCGGGAGTGATCTGGTTTAACTTTCTTCTGGGAATGCTGATGAGCGGAACTGTCGCCATGATGAAACGCGGCCGCTTCCTGCTGAATCTGATTTTGCTGACCGTTTTATCAAAGGTATTTCTGATTGCAAGGTCATCATCGAGCAGTTTTTTGCTGTTTCTGGTCACGCCCCATTTCTGGATCGTTGTCCTGGGCGTTCTGCTGGCGTCAAGACTTTCTGTCAGACTCCGCTCGCCCTCTGAAGATAAATCAGCGGTGATGCTGCGCACTGGAAGAAGACGTAATGTGATAGGAGGAGAAACGGACAGAGAACTGTTCGTGAAAGATAACAGATGA
- the galE gene encoding UDP-glucose 4-epimerase GalE, whose amino-acid sequence MKIVLTGGAGYIGTHTAVVLLQNGNDVITVDNYSNSTEEALRRVMLITGKPLIMYDCDLRDERKLERIFRENGPVDCVIHFAGYKSVGESVTHPIEYYENNIHGTLSLIKCMRANSVGSLIFSSSATVYGMENLSPCRESMPRGHCINPYGWTKWFSEQIIEDTVKADRSFSAVILRYFNPAGAHESGLIGEEPNGIPNNLMPYITQTAAGKREKLIIFGNDYSTPDGTCRRDFIHVMDLAEAHMKAAEYLMKHDGLEIFNIGTGMPYSVLEVVDMFQTANCVSVPYEFGNRREGDIPECWADVKKADEQLGWKARRSLSDMCVDAWNWQRKNPDSY is encoded by the coding sequence ATGAAGATTGTACTCACAGGTGGAGCGGGATATATCGGGACTCATACAGCTGTTGTCCTGCTGCAGAATGGAAATGACGTTATTACGGTAGATAATTATTCGAACAGCACAGAAGAGGCGCTCAGACGCGTTATGCTTATCACGGGAAAACCTCTGATTATGTATGACTGCGATCTCAGAGATGAACGGAAACTGGAGAGGATATTCAGAGAAAACGGTCCTGTCGACTGCGTGATTCATTTCGCCGGTTATAAATCCGTGGGAGAATCTGTCACGCATCCGATTGAATATTATGAGAACAACATTCATGGAACTTTGTCGCTGATAAAATGCATGCGGGCCAATTCCGTCGGAAGTCTGATTTTTTCTTCTTCGGCTACAGTCTATGGAATGGAAAATCTAAGCCCCTGCCGTGAATCGATGCCAAGGGGACACTGTATTAATCCATATGGTTGGACGAAGTGGTTCAGCGAGCAGATTATTGAAGACACGGTAAAAGCAGACCGAAGCTTTTCGGCGGTGATCCTGCGATACTTTAATCCGGCCGGCGCACATGAATCAGGTCTGATCGGGGAAGAACCGAATGGCATTCCGAATAATCTTATGCCGTACATCACACAAACCGCTGCCGGAAAACGGGAAAAGCTTATTATTTTCGGAAACGATTACAGCACACCGGACGGCACATGCAGGAGAGATTTCATTCATGTGATGGATCTTGCGGAAGCGCATATGAAGGCGGCGGAGTATCTGATGAAACACGACGGACTGGAAATATTCAATATCGGGACGGGAATGCCCTACAGCGTTCTGGAAGTGGTCGATATGTTCCAGACAGCAAACTGTGTGAGTGTACCATATGAATTCGGAAACCGCCGGGAGGGGGATATTCCTGAGTGCTGGGCGGATGTGAAAAAAGCTGATGAGCAGCTGGGATGGAAAGCTCGCCGGAGCCTGAGCGATATGTGTGTCGATGCATGGAACTGGCAGAGGAAGAATCCCGACAGCTATTAA
- a CDS encoding LicD family protein, with translation MDGNYMNEIQSVILEIFKCVDGICVRNNIPYFAIGGTCIGAVRHQGFIPWDDDLDIAVPVEYFDAFLEAARRELPEYYSLRTGEETEHYSIVFPKIMDERTTFIEDVEREYPDSYKGVFVDVMPLSGVPENRLMRGLFYKRVNFVRVMNVIRRFPVSYHDRVWKKILGAFMVPFKKIIPFDFYERKWYKILKKRPLSGSEITGFLWEWAGECYTFKSRCFIEAATMKFEDTEIRCPALWDEYLQKYFGDYMELPPESNRKRVHKGVIDLTRPYREYQKLYEINGKAEFERDDG, from the coding sequence TTGGACGGAAATTATATGAATGAGATACAAAGTGTTATTCTGGAAATTTTCAAATGTGTGGATGGAATATGTGTAAGAAATAATATTCCTTATTTCGCTATTGGCGGAACCTGTATCGGCGCGGTGCGGCATCAGGGGTTTATTCCCTGGGATGATGATCTGGATATCGCAGTTCCTGTTGAATATTTTGATGCATTTCTTGAGGCGGCGAGACGGGAACTTCCGGAATATTATTCGCTTCGGACAGGAGAGGAAACAGAGCATTACAGTATTGTTTTCCCTAAAATCATGGATGAACGAACTACATTTATTGAGGATGTGGAAAGGGAATATCCGGATTCCTATAAGGGAGTTTTTGTAGACGTAATGCCCTTGTCAGGGGTCCCCGAGAACCGTCTGATGCGAGGACTGTTCTATAAACGGGTTAACTTTGTGCGGGTGATGAATGTTATCCGGCGTTTTCCTGTTTCGTACCATGACCGCGTCTGGAAAAAAATTCTGGGTGCCTTTATGGTACCGTTTAAGAAAATAATTCCGTTTGACTTTTACGAAAGAAAGTGGTACAAAATCCTAAAGAAACGTCCTCTGAGCGGGTCTGAGATTACAGGATTTCTATGGGAATGGGCCGGTGAGTGCTACACGTTTAAGAGCCGCTGCTTTATCGAAGCAGCAACTATGAAATTTGAGGATACAGAGATCAGATGTCCGGCTCTGTGGGATGAGTATCTGCAGAAATATTTCGGTGACTATATGGAACTTCCGCCGGAGTCAAACCGGAAGAGAGTTCATAAGGGGGTCATTGACCTTACAAGACCCTACCGGGAATATCAGAAACTGTATGAGATAAATGGAAAGGCAGAATTTGAAAGAGATGATGGATAA
- a CDS encoding O-antigen ligase family protein, producing the protein MFQKIVGYFQFYSAESEEKSGHVKYAAAVFCFVIIFSLSVILHIDKSVFYDTSTVFMSILDSLHRMGVAQIALIDAALLAAVLCLREKRNLEAKSNWYISLFWYTWNILFVTAGLTHNIGSGYLLSQVIIMIAIPLLYRKRKVGGIAELLDSAAMAVIAVMLAVTVIHMICFPYGYITHYIVNDDGSRTAWQLWSTYLNRYRGITSNPNILGEFMTMGILSSLYLIYRDTGKKYILYAIVLGFCIGQAVMSISRTALLSEILLFVAWMILYGKSRKGFRKFLLILLIAVLSALLTYFIINRGTDNYGLLSSLQAPVAVYAADGSSITQRLEKSTDLNTFSSGRIEIWKIYLDHLNMGGHDVSYSYPIRVMNTLGNGYNYYSLAHNVALEYAYRCGIPTGILFLAQEILSFAFCIRVIFMRRNKMKDEYVFSVLAITAFLVTGSLEPISEVFTRPLLLLYYLALLPVFAWGVIQDESDSRYVGTHDAARRRTEVQV; encoded by the coding sequence GTGTTTCAGAAAATTGTCGGTTATTTTCAATTTTACAGTGCGGAATCAGAAGAAAAATCAGGTCACGTTAAATATGCAGCCGCCGTATTCTGCTTCGTGATCATATTCAGCCTGTCTGTGATCCTGCATATTGACAAATCCGTGTTTTATGATACATCTACAGTCTTTATGAGCATACTGGACTCTCTGCATAGGATGGGTGTTGCGCAGATTGCGCTGATCGATGCGGCGCTGCTCGCTGCTGTTCTCTGTCTGCGGGAGAAAAGAAACCTCGAAGCGAAAAGCAACTGGTACATCAGTCTGTTTTGGTACACTTGGAATATCCTGTTTGTCACGGCAGGGCTGACTCATAATATCGGCAGCGGATATCTGTTGTCCCAGGTGATCATTATGATCGCGATTCCGTTACTGTACCGGAAGCGAAAGGTCGGTGGGATTGCGGAACTGCTTGATTCAGCTGCAATGGCGGTTATTGCTGTTATGCTTGCTGTTACAGTGATTCATATGATCTGCTTTCCGTATGGATATATCACTCACTACATTGTGAATGATGACGGAAGCAGAACCGCATGGCAGCTCTGGTCAACTTATCTGAACCGGTACCGGGGAATTACTTCGAATCCTAATATTTTAGGCGAATTTATGACGATGGGAATCTTATCCTCTCTTTACCTTATTTACAGAGATACCGGAAAGAAATATATTCTGTATGCGATTGTTCTGGGCTTCTGTATCGGGCAGGCTGTCATGAGTATCAGCAGAACCGCACTTCTGTCAGAAATTCTGCTGTTTGTCGCATGGATGATTCTATACGGCAAAAGCAGAAAGGGGTTCCGGAAATTTCTGCTCATCCTGCTGATAGCGGTTCTTTCAGCTCTGCTGACCTATTTTATAATAAATCGCGGAACAGACAATTACGGATTGCTCAGTTCCCTGCAGGCACCTGTGGCAGTTTATGCTGCAGATGGCTCAAGTATCACACAAAGGCTTGAAAAATCAACCGATCTGAACACATTCTCCTCAGGCCGGATTGAAATATGGAAAATTTATCTGGACCATCTCAATATGGGAGGACACGATGTGTCCTATTCTTATCCCATCCGTGTCATGAATACCCTCGGAAACGGTTATAACTATTACAGTCTTGCGCATAATGTCGCATTGGAATATGCGTATCGATGCGGAATTCCCACCGGCATATTGTTTCTGGCTCAGGAAATTCTGAGTTTTGCGTTCTGCATACGCGTGATATTTATGCGCAGGAACAAAATGAAGGACGAATATGTTTTTTCGGTACTCGCGATTACGGCTTTTCTGGTTACGGGAAGTCTGGAACCGATTTCAGAAGTATTTACCAGGCCGCTTCTTCTGCTCTACTATCTCGCGCTTCTCCCGGTTTTTGCTTGGGGAGTAATACAGGATGAGTCGGACAGTCGGTATGTAGGAACACATGATGCCGCCCGCAGACGGACGGAGGTGCAGGTATGA